In Sphaeramia orbicularis chromosome 15, fSphaOr1.1, whole genome shotgun sequence, a single genomic region encodes these proteins:
- the LOC115434610 gene encoding arylsulfatase I, translating into MRGGICSVFFVVFAVPLVCWGKTADDGVRPRPPHVIFIMVDDQGYGDIGYHGSDIHTPVLDQLAREGVILENYYVQPICSPSRSQLMTGRYQIHTGLQHSIIRPRQPLCLPPDIPTLPDRLFKAGYATHMVGKWHLGFCRPSCLPTGRGFQSFLGTLTGSGDHFSYQSCDGAEACGFDLHDGEKPAWEMTGNYSTLLYIDRVKQILKSHDPHKPLFLYLSLQAAHTPLQVPDHFLHHYDTQGNRLRRHYAAMLSCLDDGVGQVVQELKTSSLYENTVLIYSSDNGGQPLSGGSNWPLRGGKGTYWEGGIRAVGFVHSPLMKRRGVVSHALIHISDWFPTLLGLAGIVHSHHGLDGHNVWRTISEGLPSPRTEILFNIDPVSRKPEEPYDKALVLNGFGIWDTAVRAAIRAGDWKLLTGNVGNGDWIPPHSLPSGTQQWHGLERRRNKLGKSVWLFNVTSDPYERSDLAEARPEVVKHLLTRLAEYNQTAVMARNPPDDPMADPELHGGVWSPWLGVEGHEGDSEEEDGRKDRKTKMKQCKVCKLKALFKKVGSRLQRNTLFF; encoded by the exons ATGAGAGGAGGCATCTGCTCTGTCTTTTTTGTGGTGTTTGCAGTGCCCTTGGTCTGTTGGGGTAAAACTGCCGATGATGGTGTCAGGCCCAGGCCCCCACACGTCATCTTCATCATGGTAGATGACCAGGGTTATGGAGACATTGGCTACCATGGCTCCGACATCCACACCCCTGTGTTGGACCAGCTGGCAAGAGAGGGGGTCATACTTGAAAATTATTACGTCCAACCCATCTGCTCACCCTCTCGCAGCCAACTCATGACAGGACG CTACCAAATTCACACTGGCCTCCAGCATTCAATCATCCGTCCACGCCAGCCCCTCTGCCTGCCCCCGGACATCCCCACCCTTCCAGACCGTCTGTTCAAAGCTGGATATGCCACACACATGGTGGGCAAATGGCACCTGGGCTTCTGCAGACCGAGCTGCCTGCCAACAGGACGCGGTTTTCAGAGTTTTCTGGGCACACTGACCGGAAGCGGAGACCACTTCTCCTATCAAAGTTGTGACGGGGCTGAAGCCTGTGGATTTGACCTGCATGATGGAGAGAAACCTGCCTGGGAGATGACTGGAAACTATTCTACTCTGCTCTACATTGACAG AGTGAAGCAAATCCTGAAGAGCCATGACCCCCATAAGCCCCTCTTCCTCTACCTGTCACTTCAAGCAGCACATACACCCTTACAGGTACCTGATCATTTTCTGCATCACTACGACACTCAGGGAAATCGACTCCGACGTCACTATGCAGCCATGTTGAGCTGCTTGGATGATGGGGTTGGACAGGTTGTCCAAGAGTTAAAGACAAGTAGCCTCTATGAAAACACGGTGCTGATCTACTCGTCTGATAACGGAGGACAGCCGCTCTCTGGAGGAAGCAACTGGCCCCTGAGAGGTGGAAAAGGCACCTACTGGGAAGGAGGGATCCGAGCTGTGGGCTTTGTCCACAGTCCCCTTATGAAGAGGAGGGGTGTTGTCAGCCATGCTCTGATCCATATATCAGACTGGTTTCCAACATTACTGGGACTGGCTGGAATTGTGCACTCCCACCATGGCCTCGATGGTCATAATGTGTGGAGAACTATCAGCGAAGGCCTTCCCTCTCCTCGCACTGAAATCCTTTTTAACATTGACCCAGTCTCGAGGAAGCCTGAGGAGCCATATGACAAGGCGTTAGTCCTTAACGGCTTTGGCATCTGGGACACAGCAGTGAGGGCAGCGATTAGGGCAGGGGACTGGAAGCTGCTGACTGGTAATGTTGGCAATGGGGACTGGATACCTCCACACTCTCTACCCAGTGGTACACAACAGTGGCATGGTCTTGAGAGGAGGCGCAATAAGTTGGGGAAGTCAGTGTGGTTGTTTAATGTCACCTCTGACCCCTATGAGAGGTCAGACCTGGCAGAGGCTCGTCCAGAGGTTGTAAAACATCTGCTGACCCGACTGGCAGAGTACAACCAGACCGCTGTGATGGCCAGGAATCCACCAGATGATCCTATGGCTGACCCCGAACTCCATGGAGGGGTGTGGAGCCCTTGGTTGGGTGTAGAGGGGCACGAAGGGGATAGTGAGGAGGAAGATGGAAGGAAAGATAGAAAGACAAAGATGAAACAGTGTAAGGTCTGCAAACTTAAAGCTCTGTTTAAGAAGGTGGGATCACGTCTGCAGAGAAATACTCTTTTCTTCTAA
- the synpo2la gene encoding synaptopodin 2-like protein, whose product MVAEEVIITLSGGAPWGFRLQGGAEHQKPLQVAKVRKRSKACRAGLRESDELVSINEQPCGTLSHAQAMNLIDSSPGTLHIRVKRAPAGFQSVVLVTRAPSPRIDKEYRAALRAMSPSQPQHAPVREVHRSRSSLTSGLTSPPGSEAYYGETDSDADVAGYERQRRQKRRSPSNSTPAKPVGRASPEGGETSEMSGYDSAPDAHVYPPLLDGRGGSGGGTGGLPGVARREVIYQPPGPGMWSSQTSTETSSIISSADDQGPRDVAQEEDSGFLEPSKVPLVSPERAKEALMLSSRSQLVPMVGPVSNPVDEELTTTYMEKAKQAKLNRGETQQDKHVKEAKSKCRTIASLLTDAPNPHSKGVLMFKKRRQRSKKYTLTSFGSVDEDQCLDSQEEDGVFPGSESEFDDDAFSSVPDPTWDSDYIEMLEKRATAGTEGRGDGAEDAPSPGLSNTAGKGAQLFEQQRKRAAEHAKKVEAAQQQQQQQQASQQSQVQEQTEMHQLRAEIQPQTQTNLQPQQMIPPGLLVLQQEPQSVLTQASVLGSTAVHGVSSGELTNMIMSPPPTMPKPATAPVTVLSSPSPPTETPLPDLPASNVLNRTARPFTPGFISIRAATAPVTFRPNVTKTAQRPASTAVVSSPFSTASELNINAASVPPHLPTVPPPGFSPQVMRGPLAQTHPAPVTSLPSGYSTAAETMHTVPPITMVHQAPYATVASMSTPTMPPQPPMAPAPLPPVSQTSLAPPVPGASVPAVQVPVSQAPHVQFSVAPVTPVVPVAPVAPVVPVAPVAPVAPVVPVVPVAPVTVVAPEPPVAPVVPVSVVSQQETVAPTPVPGSTNRTGILLEARRRGGKPRPMFNVPDVKKNSPNPELLSMVQNLDDRSARQRYDETTEVYYGDAEEERSGEVGMGRPPPVAPKPRVIHETPLILQAEGKGAQLFAKRQSRMGMYVVDTPPETPYQQELSAHSQGLDSNNAGHPSQFKYSPNVRAPPPIGYNPLMGPSIPTGPQRDTKADNRFRSTQREGIKALDFLRRQPYQLNSAMFNYGGSVANLSAMPSYQAQRQQGDHAMVGSSLTTPKQIPLKTARVYEIKRFSTPTPMSAPTLTPKVIAPRSATTLGERLTHSGMTSPPPGPLSSNLAPVTVNVPTPALPPSQLPGLPSLPKFSATPIPNSVPPAVPTPYTPVSYTTGLQGAKQFQSAPELSILASLPPLKSNTVQAPKPRFVATKGGVQPRVWRPGAM is encoded by the exons ATGGTTGCAGAGGAAGTGATAATTACTTTGTCAGGTGGAGCACCATGGGGCTTTCGTCTCCAGGGAGGGGCTGAACATCAGAAGCCACTCCAGGTGGCAAAG GTTCGTAAACGCAGCAAAGCATGCAGGGCTGGGCTGCGAGAATCTGATGAGCTGGTGTCCATAAACGAACAGCCATGTGGGACGTTATCCCACGCACAGGCCATGAACCTCATCGACAGCTCCCCAGGGACACTTCATATCCGAGTCAAAAG AGCGCCTGCTGGTTTCCAGTCTGTGGTTCTTGTGACCCGTGCCCCATCACCTCGCATAGACAAAGAGTACCGAGCCGCTCTACGTGCCATGTCACCCAGCCAGCCTCAACATGCTCCAGTCCGTGAGGTCCACCGTAGTCGGTCTTCCTTAACCAGTGGACTAACATCCCCACCAGGGAGCGAGGCCTACTATGGTGAGACTGACAGTGATGCAGATGTGGCCGGCTACGAGAGGCAGCGCAGACAGAAACGCCGCAGCCCCAGCAACTCCACTCCTGCAAAACCAGTGGGACGAGCATCTCCTGAAGGTGGAGAGACGTCAGAAATGAGTGGCTACGACAGTGCTCCAGATGCCCATGTTTATCCCCCCTTATTAGATGGACGTGGAGGCAGTGGGGGCGGAACAGGGGGCCTACCAGGGGTGGCACGCAGGGAGGTTATTTATCAGCCTCCTGGTCCAGGAATGTGGTCCTCACAGACCTCCACTGAGACCTCCTCCATCATCTCCTCAGCAGATGACCAGGGGCCTCGGGATGTAGCACAGGAAGAGGACAGTGGTTTCCTGGAGCCATCAAAGGTGCCACTGGTGTCCCCTGAAAGAGCCAAAGAGGCCTTGATGTTGAGCTCTCGCAGCCAGCTGGTGCCTATGGTCGGGCCTGTGAGCAACCCCGTTGATGAGGAGCTCACAACAACCTACATGGAAAAGGCCAAGCAAGCCA AACTGAACCGAGGGGAAACACAGCAAGATAAGCATGTAAAAGAAGCCAAAAGCAAGTGTCGAACAATTGCATCCCTGCTGACTGATGCTCCTAACCCTCACTCTAAAGGGGTGCTAATGTTCAAAAAGAGGCGACAGCGCTCCAAAAAGTACACCTTAACAAGTTTTGGCAGTGTGGATGAGGATCAGTGTCTGGACTCACAGGAAGAAGATGGAGTGTTCCCTGGCAGTGAGTCAGAGTTTGATGATGACGCTTTCTCCTCAGTTCCAGACCCAACTTGGGATAGTGACTATATTGAAATGCTTGAGAAAAGGGCAACAGCTGGTACAGAAGGTCGTGGGGATGGGGCAGAGGATGCTCCAAGCCCAGGACTGAGTAATACAGCAGGAAAGGGTGCTCAGTTGTTTGAACAGCAGAGGAAGAGAGCCGCAGAGCATGCCAAAAAAGTGGAGGCagcacagcagcaacagcagcaacagcaggcaTCTCAACAGTCACAAGTCCAGGAGCAGACTGAAATGCATCAGTTACGTGCAGAAATACAACCCCAGACACAAACAAATCTTCAGCCTCAACAGATGATACCACCTGGTCTTTTGGTCTTACAGCAAGAGCCACAGTCTGTGCTTACACAAGCTTCTGTTTTAGGTTCTACTGCAGTCCATGGTGTTTCAAGTGGGGAACTGACCAATATGATTATGTCACCTCCACCTACGATGCCAAAACCTGCTACTGCTCCAGTGACTGTTCTTAGCAGTCCTTCACCACCAACGGAGACACCGTTGCCAGACCTACCAGCCAGTAATGTGCTAAACAGAACTGCACGTCCCTTCACACCTGGTTTCATCAGCATCCGAGCTGCAACTGCCCCTGTAACGTTCCGTCCAAATGTCACAAAGACAGCCCAGCGTCCTGCTTCAACAGCTGTTGTGTCATCACCATTCTCTACTGCCTCAGAACTAAATATTAATGCTGCATCAGTACCTCCACACTTGCCCACTGTTCCTCCACCAGGATTCTCCCCACAGGTAATGAGAGGTCCTTTAGCCCAGACACACCCAGCTCCTGTTACCTCTTTGCCTTCTGGCTACTCTACTGCTGCAGAAACAATGCACACAGTCCCTCCAATAACTATGGTCCATCAGGCTCCATATGCCACAGTAGCCTCAATGTCTACACCTACAATGCCTCCACAACCCCCAATGGCTCCTGCACCTCTTCCTCCTGTATCTCAAACTTCACTTGCAccacctgttccaggtgcatcaGTGCCTGCAGTACAAGTGCCAGTATCTCAGGCTCCCCATGTTCAGTTCTCTGTAGCCCCAGTGACACCAGTCGTTCCAGTGGCTCCGGTGGCTCCAGTTGTTCCAGTGGCTCCGGTGGCTCCAGTGGCTCCAGTCGTTCCAGTCGTTCCAGTGGCTCCAGTTACTGTTGTAGCTCCAGAACCTCCTGTAGCTCCTGTGGTTCCAGTGTCAGTGGTGTCTCAGCAAGAAACTGTTGCACCAACCCCTGTTCCTGGATCAACAAATCGCACAGGAATCTTACTTGAGGCACGACGACGTGGTGGGAAACCCAGGCCAATGTTCAATGTGCCAGATGTTAAGAAAAATTCTCCCAATCCTGAATTGTTGTCTATGGTGCAGAACCTTGATGACAGGTCTGCTAGACAAAGATATGATGAAACCACTGAAGTTTACTATGGTGATGCAGAGGAAGAGAGGAGTGGCGAAGTTGGCATGGGAAGGCCTCCTCCAGTGGCACCCAAGCCAAGAGTGATCCATGAGACCCCATTGATTCTTCAGGCAGAGGGAAAAGGGGCTCAGCTATTTGCCAAGAGGCAAAGTCGTATGGGTATGTATGTGGTAGACACCCCACCTGAGACACCCTATCAGCAAGAATTATCTGCTCACAGTCAAGGGCTTGACTCTAACAATGCTGGCCATCCCTCACAGTTCAAATACTCCCCAAATGTTCGTGCCCCCCCACCAATTGGGTACAATCCACTCATGGGGCCCTCTATTCCCACAGGACCACAGAGAGATACCAAGGCTGACAACAGATTTAGAAGCACCCAAAGAGAAGGCATCAAAGCTTTGGATTTTTTGAGAAGGCAGCCGTACCAGCTCAACTCTGCCATGTTCAACTATGGAGGCAGTGTTGCAAATCTCTCAGCCATGCCATCCTACCAGGCTCAGAGGCAGCAAGGTGACCACGCGATGGTTGGCAGTTCATTAACCACACCAAAGCAGATTCCTCTTAAAACAGCCCGTGTGTACGAGATCAAGCGATTCTCCACTCCCACACCCATGTCAGCTCCTACTCTGACACCAAAAGTCATTGCACCACGTTCAGCTACAACACTTGGAGAACGTTTAACTCACTCTGGTATGACCTCCCCACCTCCTGGTCCTTTATCCTCTAACCTAGCCCCAGTAACAGTCAATGTCCCTACTCCAGCTTTACCTCCCTCCCAACTACCTGGTCTTCCCAGCCTCCCAAAATTCTCTGCTACTCCTATTCCCAACTCTGTGCCGCCTGCAGTTCCCACACCTTATACTCCAGTATCATACACCACTGGGCTCCAGGGAGCCAAGCAGTTCCAGAGCGCCCCGGAGCTGAGTATCCTCGCCTCATTGCCCCCACTTAAATCAAATACCGTTCAGGCACCCAAGCCACGTTTTGTTGCCACCAAGGGAGGTGTTCAGCCTCGTGTCTGGAGGCCAGGAGCAATGTGA
- the myoz1a gene encoding myozenin-1a, protein MPLGKPAPLAKRKKPSKIITDFSHICQDEYESEPEASEFDLGTKIRTPKDIMLEELSLLKNRGSKMFKMRQQRVEKFIYENNPDVFTSDSMDDLQKFVPSLGGRMGGQMINASGHLVGKETGHIGFGGLQIIGGGPPVPPPKPGSKGIGVGGAGGVGGAGGGAGEHSKGGGVEGTTEWTPLKGGGKDDPTKKHLVVVKTYVSPWEKAMKGDEGLLSTLKSSMPGPVERKPIPTYKCFNRSAMPYGGFEKANQFLKFQLPDTEATKQEPEPAVVYQADIGCRPSFNRTPIGWVGSSEPSTIHMETDVVPFDGETDEL, encoded by the exons ATGCCTCTGGGAAAACCTGCCCCCCTAGCCAAACGGAAAAAGCCCTCCAAGATCATCACTGACTTCTCACATATCTGTCAGGATG AGTATGAGTCAGAGCCAGAAGCATCTGAGTTTGACCTGGGAACAAAGATCAGGACTCCCAAGGACATCATGCTGGAGGAACTTTCCCTGTTGAAGAACCGAGGCTCCAAGATGTTCAAGATGAGGCAGCAGAGAGTGGAGAAGTTCATCTATGAAAACAACCCCGATGTCTTCACCAGTGACTCAATG GATGACCTCCAGAAGTTTGTTCCATCTCTGGGGGGTCGGATGGGAGGGCAGATGATTAATGCTTCTGGACATCTTGTTGGCAAAGAGACTGGACACATTGGTTTTGGAGGGTTGCAGATCATCGGAGGGGGGCCCCCTGTGCCTCCTCCAAAACCCGGGAGCAAAGGAATAGGAGTTGGAGGAGCAGGAGGTGTGGGAggtgcaggaggaggagcaggagaacaCAGCAAAGGTGGAGGTGTAGAAGGAACTACTGAGTGGACTCCACTCAAAG GTGGTGGAAAAGATGATCCAACCAAGAAACATCTGGTTGTTGTTAAGACATATGTGTCACCATGGGAGAAGGCCATGAAAGGTGATGAAGGTCTTCTCTCCACGCTGAAAAGTTCAATGCCAGGCCCTGTTGAGAGGAAGCCTATCCCCACATACAAGTGCTTCAACAG GTCTGCCATGCCCTATGGTGGGTTCGAGAAGGCCAATCAGTTCCTGAAATTCCAGCTGCCAGACACAGAGGCGACCAAACAGGAGCCTGAACCTGCAGTGGTGTACCAAGCTGACATTGGCTGCAGACCCTCTTTCAACCGCACTCCCATTGGCTGGGTGGGCAGCAGTGAGCCCAGCACCATTCACATGGAGACGGATGTTGTGCCCTTCGATGGCGAGACAGATGAGCTGTAA